The Triticum aestivum cultivar Chinese Spring chromosome 5A, IWGSC CS RefSeq v2.1, whole genome shotgun sequence genomic sequence gagctcattacgatgatgtcttaccgagtgggcccagagatacctctccgtcatacggagtgacaaatcccagtcttgattcgtgccaacccaacagacactttcggagatacccatagtgcacctttatagtcacccagttatgttgtgacgtttggcacacccaaagtattcctacagtatccgggagttgcacaatctcatggcctaaggaaaagatagttgacattagaaaagctttagcagacgaactacacgatcttgcgctatgcttaggattgggtcttgtccataacatcattctccaaatgatgtgatcccgttatcaatgacatccaatgtccatggtcaggaaaccgtaaccatctattgatcaacgagctagtcaactagaggctcactagggacatgttgtggtctatgtattcacacatgtattacgatttccggataacacaattatagcatgaacaatagacaattatcatgaacaaggaaatataataataaccattttattattgcctctagggcatatttccagcaggcCTCGCCCGTGGCCTCCACCTCTGGCGCTGTGCCACCCGCCTATAGTGCTGCGCCGATGGCTCCCCCACCAAAGTCGGTGGGGACCTCGTCAGCCTCTGCAGCTGGCTCGGCCACTGCTACCTTCGACGACGCGGTTTTGGCGGCGACGGGATCTACACCGCCAGATTCCCTCGTTGCCCCGGCTCAGTGAATCGCCACTCATGCTCAGGCTGGCATTCATCGCCCTAGAACGCGATACTCCACTGCTGAGTACCTCCTTGCAGCCGAGGTGTCTTCGCCATCTCCTCTTCCATCCACAGCTCGAGCCATTCTCCGTGATCCTCACTGGCTCGCTATGATGCAAGAGGAATTTGACGCTCTTTAGCGCAATCGTACATGGCAGCTTGTCCCCCGACCTCGGCACGCTAACGTCATTAGCGACAAGTGGGTCTTTCGTCATAAGACTCGACCTGCCGGTACCCTCGACCGGTACAAGGCCCGCTGGGTCATCTGTGGTTTTCGACGGTGTGCTGGAGTGGTCTTCACCGACACATTTGCTCCCGTTGTCAAACCCGGTAAGGTTCATACGGTGCTTGAGCTTGCGGTGTCTCGTACCTGGGCAGTGCATTAGATGGACGTCTCCAACACTTTCTTGCATGGTCATGTTGATGAGTAGGTCTACTGTCAGCAGCCCACTGGTTTCGTTGATGCCACATATCCTAATCATGTGTGCTTGCTCTCGTGCTCTCTGTATGGGCTCAAGCAGGCCCCACTTGCGTGGTACCAGTGGATTGCTGGTTTTCTTCAGCAGCTTGGATTCAGTATTACACAGTCTGACGCCTCTCTATTCGTGTATCATCGCGGCATTGTGACAACCTACCTTCTGCTCTACGTTGATGACATCATCCTGACAGCCTCCTCAGCTGAGCTTCTTCAGCAGCTCACTGCTCGTCTACGCGACGAATCTGCTATGAAGGACTTGGGCCCCTTGCATTATTTTTTCGGGATTGAGGTTGTCCGTCGACCTGATGGTTTCTTCGTACATCAACAGAGGTGCGCTCATGAGCTGCTCGAGCGTGTTGGCATGCTAAATTGCAAGCCCGTCTCTACGCCTATTGGTACGAAGGCCAATCTCTCCTCTCAAGATGGTTCACTCGCCTCGGATGCTCCCTTCTATCGTTCCATTGTCGGTGCCCTTCAGTACTTGACGCTCACCAGTCTCGATCTGCAGtatgctgtccagcaggtgtgtcttcatatgcatgcgcCCCGTGATGCTCATTGGAATTCGGTGAAGAGGATCCCCTGTTATATACGTGGTACTATGGCGCTTGGTCTGACATTGACCGCGTCACCCTCTACTCATATGGTTGCTTACTCCGATACTGATTGGGCCGGCTGTCCTGACACTCGGTGTTCCACTTCTCGTTATTGTGTCTACCTTGGTCCCTCCCTCATATCGTGGTCGTCCAAGTAGCAACCCACGGTCTCGCGCTCTAGCGCGGAGGCAGAGTACCGAGTTGTGGCCAATGCGGTGGCAGAGTGCTCTTGGCTACGCCAACTTCTTCAGGAGTTGCATCACGATGTTTCTCAGGCTACGGTGGTATATTGTGATAATGTATCCGCCGTTTACCTCTCcaccaaccccgttcatcatcgtcaGACGGAACACATCGAGCTTAATATCCACTTTGTGCGCAAACAGGTTGCCCTTGGGCATATCCGGGTTACCCATGTTCCACTGCAcaacagtttgctgatgtgatgaccAAGGGTCTGCCTACTTCCACCTTttaggagtttcggtccagtctttgTGTCGCCctcgacgcttcgactgcgggagGGTGTTGAATATGCAATCTGTACATGTATACTGTCTTATGTACATTAGGCCCACATCtctattttgttgtatagattgaggtaGAGGCCCCACCTTGTATTCATATATATTGTGCATATTGCACCGGATCAATACATCGTGCTTACATCATCATACGCCTGTGAGTTTTCGCAGCCTTGCTCTATACACATACATGTCACCGTCGCCTCCATGTCGACCATCTTGACCGTCATGGGAAGTCCTACTCGTGCAGCTTTTTTTTCCTTCCTGGAGATGGCAATATATCACAAATTTTCAACATGGTTTGACAGCTAGAAGGTAGCCATTTTGACAAATGTGCAATCAAGGGACACATAGTTTACCCTACGGAGAGGTGATGTGTCGGTGTCACTTTAGTATGGCAAGTAGTCCTCAATCTTGTATTCCCtttgttcggaattacttgtctcagaaatggttgtatatagaactaaaatttctgagacaagtaattccgaatagAGGGAATACTTCGTCCACTTATCATTTTGAGCTCATCCCTTTAACTTCAAACTGGATGTGGCAAAAGTACATCAGTTGGTTTTCCCCAATCAGATCAATGGCAAACTTttgcgggatctgctagagatgctcttacaagGTGGTTTACCTTTCTCCTTACGAGACTCCGGCAATAGCCAATTCGCGGAAGTATTATGCCCATTGAGTAATTAAAAATCATCCAACATGATATATTTTTATATGCTATGTATCCGGTAGCGTAAATCTTATATCAACTCAGTCTAAGTTTATAATATGCACTATAATTTGACAAGCGGGAGTACAACTACCACAAAGCTCCCCCTCTCCCCCCTATCGTCCAACAATGGGTTTAGCTGACCGTTCATCTGAAATCATGTGAGCCCAAGCTAGATTTGAATCGGATGCAAGGGGTCTAACACAACTGATGTTCGATTTGTACCGAAATCCTTTCTCTCAATCATTTCATTCTCTTCTCTTGTAGTAGGACTGGAAATTTGTCTGAAATTTCTGGATGCACGTACGTGGCCACTCTCCTAGCCGTCCGATTCAGAGAAATGAATCCAAGAGCAAGATGGACACAACACATGTCGGCCAACGAGTCGAGGCGAGGCGCGCGCCGCATCCTCTCCTCCCCTCCGCCACACAAACTCCACTCCGCTCCGCTCCACCGCCGGCAATGGCTTGAGCTGAGCGACGAATCCCCTCCCCTCCTCGCGCCGACCGGGGACAGCCAATGGCGGCGCGGCCGCCGCCCAGCCCGGCCACCACCCCACACCGCCACCACCAGGTCCACAACCACCTCCGCCTGGCGGCCAGGCCCGGCCGCCGCAACCGCCAGCTCACCCGCTGCTTCCCGGAGCCGCTCCCCAATCCCCCACCATCCCCGAACCCCCCGAACCCgctcctctccctcctcaccgcCGTGCCCGACTGGGCCGACGCCGTCTCCGAGCGGCGCATACGGGAGCCGCGGCCGCTGTACACGCACGAGCAGTGGCGGGAGCACCGCAGCTCGCTGCGCCACCTGCGGCACCTCCTCTCCTCGCTCTCCTCCCGGGTCATACTCTCCCTCGTCCCGCCCGTCTCCGCCTTcaccgccttcgccgccgccgtcgccacctacAACACGCTCGCCCCGGACTACGCGCtcaccgcctcctccctcccctaccagctcacggcCCCCGCGCTCGCGCTCCTCCTCGTCTTCCGCACCGAGGCCTCCTACGCGCGCTTCGACGAGGGCCGCAAGGCCTGGATGCGCGTCCTCGCCGGCGCCACCGAGCTCGCCGGCATGGTCATGCATTCCTGCGGCGCCGGTGAGCGCGGGGACAAcgacaccggcacgggcgcgctCGTCAACTACATCCTCGCCTTCCCCGTCGCGCTCAAGGTGAGTGAGAGAGATCCACCACTGCTGCACTGCTGCATGTCACTGTGCCTTGTGTGTTCATGGTTATGCTTGTCCTTCAAAAGGAGAAAGCTTTGCTTGATAGGAGTATGAATGAAGAGTCTTTACAACATTCATGTAGTTGAGTGTAAGGCAATATGGCTTTACTGAAAATTGGTGGTAAAGATTTAGTCGGTACTGCCCTGGAACTGCATCAATTCATTCATGTCAACTGGTATCTTTTGGCTCGTGCAATTGATTGTGTCCTTGTATGATTTGTTCTGCTACTACTATTGCTGCACATGTACTTGCAACAGACATGCCCTCTATAATTCGATTTGCTTACATTGATGCCAGCCTACTTGCAATGGATCTGTCCTGTATAATTCGATTTGCTCACATTGATGTCAACCTACTTGCAATGGACCATGTTCTTGACAAATTTGATGGCCTAGATTCGTGCGGAAGCCATTATTGAAAGCTATGATATGCTTCCCCTAAATATCACTTTGTTCTTCTTGCTCATGCTAAAGATTATATTCTGTATTTTGTAGAATAAACTTGATTTGACAGTCTCTGAAAGAGTCTTAAGAACATCACCATGTAGTGGAGTGTAATGCACTATGGGTTTATTACTGAAATAGGTAAAGGCTCAGCAAGGACTGCCCTGGAACTACATCAATCCATTCATTTGGCCCTTGCGATTGATTATGTCCTAGTATAATTTGTTCTGCTACCGTTGATGAGCATGTACTTGCAATGGACATGTCCTGTATCGATTTGCTTACATTGATGGCAACCTACTTGCAATGGATCTGTCCTGTATAATTCGATTCGCTTTACATTGATGTCAACTTACTTGCAATGGACCATGTTCTTGACAAAATTAATGGCCTAGATTCGTGTGGAGGCCATTATTGATTGCTATGATATGCCTTCCCCACCTATTACTTTGTTATTCTTGCTCATGCTTCAGATTATATTCTGTTTTTTGTAGTATAAACTGGATTTGAAAGTCTCTGAAATGGCTGTTAGCCTGTTAGTTTTGTTTTCACTCCTGTCCCTTGTGCTGCGATGAATGCTACACTTCGTCGTTATGTTTCTCCTGAAAAGCTTTGCTTGATATCTGAATGAAAGTTTCTATGAAATTTTTCATGTATTGGAGTGTAAGGCACTATGGATTTATTACTGAAATAAGTAAATGTTCTGTAAGGACTGCCCTGGAACTGCATGGATTCATTCATTTGCCCCTTGCGATTTATTATGCCCTTGTATAATTTGTTCTGCTACCGTTGATGAGTACTTGCAATGGTTGATGGCCGTATGCATcaatctgatgcagaggccggggactccccccttttcgaaaaaaaagaaaaaaaagtactTGCAATGGACATGTTCTGTTTTGATTTGCTTACATTGATGTAAACCTACTTGCAATTGGTCATGTCCTTGACAAAATTAATGCCCCAGATTCGTACGGAAGCCTATCCTTCCTCCAATTATTACTTTGCTCTTTTTGTTCATGCTTCAGATTATATTCTGTATTTAGCAGTATAAACTTGATTTTGACCAGGTCCCTGTCTGTTTTTCACTCCTCTGCACTGTACCGCGATTAACGTTACGCTTCTGTTTTTTATTTGTTTCAGTGTCATATCACTAGCAACTCCGACATCAGAAAGGACCTTCAGGGCTTGCTCGCAGAGGACGACCTGAATGTTATCATGAGCTCAAAACACCGGCCTCGTTGCATCATCGAGTTCATTTCGCAGAGTCTCCAGATGTTAGATTTCGAGGAACATAAGCGGAGCATCATGGTAACCCTTGTGCCCTATCTTCCTGCAAAACCTTCAGTGCTAACAGTCACCGTGTGATCTGCAACCTAATGCCAGTTATTTTCTTTTGGTTGTAGGAGTCTAAACTGTCTTGTTTCCTTGAAGGAATTTGTGTGTGCGAGCAGATCATCGGGATTCCTGTTCCTCTGTCATACACTAGGCTTACTTCGCGGTTTCTTGTCCTGTGGCATCTCACACTTCCAATCATACTATGGGCAGAATGTAAATGGATAGTCGTTCCAGCTACTTTTGTCAGTGCTGCCTCCTTATTCTGCATCGAGGAAGTAAGCTCCTACCTATTTCACCCCACAAAAATTGCTTCCATTTCAACCCGTTTATGAAttgtgatatactccctccgtccggaaatactttgtaggacaagtatttccggacggagggagtagtagctaaCTTATGCAAAATGTTTTGAGTGACTTATGTATGCATTCTGAGCAATAAGCCGATAAATTCTTTTACTCTCTTCTGCTCATAGGCTCCTGATGCTCAGGAGGATATTAAGACAGAAAACATCATGTTATTCCTGCTTTGTCTATTTGGTTAATAGTGTCTGCTTCAGCTCATCAGCTACTAACACCTCGTGCATTTTCAGGTGGGGGTTCTCATCGAGGAGCCGTTCCCGATGCTAGCTCTCGACGCGCAGTGCCAGCAGCTCCACGACAGCATGCGCGACATGATGTCGGTGCAAGGCCTGGTCCGAAAGCAACTGGTGGCCAAGACCAAGGGCCGCGGCAGAGGCGGTAGGCTCCCGCAGAACGGCTGGCCCGTCTCCAGCTCCAGGAGCGAGCAGGTGAAGGTCGACTGATCGAGCTGGCTGGCGGCGAATCATTCACAAACGGCGGTTGGAAGCAACCGAAGTGTATGTCTGCGGTTTGTGGTGTGCAGTCCCACTTCCAGGTAGATGATGCTGCTGTTGCAACGAACAGCAGCTTCCCAGGTCCACTGTGTGAGAGTTAACACAAGCTGGTCCATTGATTTGCTGTGGTTGAGCAGGGTTCCTGGATTGAGTGAGTAAGCTCTGTGAAGCAGTAGAATAAAGTGGTGAGGATGTAGTGTAGTGTAGCTCCGGCCTCACTTGAGTAGGCAAGTAAGGTGTACcactagcagcagcagcagcagcatctagTGCATGCATGTAGTAGAAATGAAACTGGATCCTGTGCCAGCCAGAGAGATGGTGGCAGCTTCTGTTCTCCTCTATGTACCCCAGCTTTGTATATAGTCCTGGCGAGCTATTTATTTGTCTGTAAGAGTACAATTAGAGTACTGATCATATGAATGCATATCGGTTGCTATTTATTTGTCTGTAAGAGTACAGTTAGAGCACTGATCATATGAATGCTTAGCAGTTGCTACTTTGTGTGTAGTACTATGTAGGAGTATATGACAGTAATGGCTAACCCTTTGGACTGCAAATGGAGAGGCACTGTCACAATGTTTTTCGACAAATTGTGGATTTTACTGACTCGAAATGAAACATCAAGTGGACACAAACACAATGAACATACACCCGACCTATGCCGCATGACAGTTCTTCCACCTCCAGTGCGTGCAATCAACTGAGTCGAGCCTGAGCTTTGTTCATCTTCAAAAGTTTGTACTTGAAAGCCTGGTCCGAAAGCAACCGGTTGCCAAGACCAAGGGCCGCGGCAGTGGCGGTAGGCTCCGGCGGAACGGCTGGCCCGTCTTCAGCTCCAGGAGCGAGCAGGTGAAGGTCGACTGATTGAGCCGGTGGCGAATCATTCAAGGACGGCAACCCAAGTGTCTGCGGTTTGTGGCATGCATGATGCATCAGCACTAGACTCCAGTTTCCAGTTAGATATGCTGTTGCAATGAACAACAACTTTCCACTCCTACTGTCTACTGTGTGAGAATTTGTACAAGCTCAAGCTGGTCCATTAATGGAGATTGTTGTGGCCGAGAGGACTTCGAGTGTGTGAGGTGTAGTTTAGTGCAGCTCCGGCCGGTCTCACTTGATCATGTTCATGTAGCAGCAGCAGATGCAGTAGTACCAATAGCACCTGTGCCAGCCAGAGAGATGTACGTAGTACTCCTATGTAGCTAGCTCTGTCCCATTTTTGTACGTAGTTCTGGTGAGCTATTTATTTATCTGTAAGAGTACAATTAGGGTACTGATATTAAAGCTTAGTAGGTGCTTTGTATTTAAGAGTAGTAGTATCAGAGTAACTACCCCTTTCagctgggggtggggggggggggggttgtttttTATCAGCACAAAGACCGGAAATAAGAAAAAAGAGTACAGTaccatatttcaaaaaaaaattgccaAGAGTTGGTTTGTGGATGGAAATCCCTATCACTAGAGATGCACTAGCTAGCGAAAAGAGACTGGTCGTGTTTTTTGTCGTCTAGATAATTATCTGTGCATTGCAAGCGGCAACATTAtgctctttatttatttattttactcctttcgtttctaaatatttgtctttgaagagattttaaatggactaccacatataaaatgtatatagacatattttagagtgtagattcattcactTTACTCCGTATgtaatcacttgttgaaatctttaaaaagacagatatttaggaacggagggaatatatAAATACAAGAAAAGAGATGATGGCGAAAGGACAATGTGCACAAAATGCTGCATTGAGGATGACTTTGTAAAGCGCGGGTCAAGGGAGTGAACCAAAAAGGTAGATGGCAAAGTGGAATGAAACGAACCAAACAAACCCAGCTGGCGATGCCACTTAGCAGTGGTGCCGTTGGGTCATCCAATCCACCAGCGCAATTTActtccttcgtttctaaatatgactttttagatattttaatagagtctacatacaaagcaaaatgaaatCTCTAaacagacttatatttagaaatggagggagtagcaaaGTTGTGGAAACAAACCATGCATTGCGCTTGCACACAGCGGTGTCATATGTCACGTCTGCAACGGAAAGAGCGATGATATGCGTACGTACAGTTTTCGTCCGATCCTAACACCATTCTAATTTTCCTCATAAAAGAAGCATCATTTTAATCCGTGTGGTTTAACACAAGTATCGTACGCAACGGAAATGCTTTTTGCGTACGATAGTGGTGATAATTTTATGTGTGATTTCTGTACGGCGTGATCATAGCCGTAAAATAGCGGACAGAGTTGATGGCTGCTGTTATGCACAGTAGTAGtacacggatcgtacgtctgcaggTGCAACCTAGCTTTGTGCATACGGACTACTCGCTTCACGTACCTAGTTTCCTGCCTACTGTTGCCTGGCAGTGGCTTCAATACACTATACAAAGGACTGTAAAGCATCATTTCTTACTCCTGTGTCATCAACGAGTCTGTAAGAAACACGGCCTCTTCACTTTTTTACGTTATATCTTGTACTCTCACCGTCCCACAATGAATGTAGTGTGTATAGCCCCCTTTTGTTACAAGTTAAAAATTACAAAGTTTGAGTAAGTTTAGAGATGAAACTAACTATATCTATAGTACCATTACCACTCAAATACAATGTGAGAACACGTGTCGTGGTATGGTATGGATTTGGCATTCTAGGTATCGCCGGAGATAGCCACCATTGCTGCCGGCTGGCAGCCTGCGatcgacgacgtcccaatggagaaagCGACCGCGGATAAGCGGGCGCCACCCTCTTTGTTGGCCCCACCGccaccggtgcattgcaccatgaccatcgatgATGCCCGTGCCCATTACATGGACATGGTGCGGAAGGAGCGGTTCCGGGAGGCGTAGTCCAATGCGGCCTACAACCTTCACCTCCTCCAGGAGAACCAGCAGGCGGGGGAGCAACTCAACACCGGTAGGGATATCGCGTCAGACACGGACGTGGCGGAGCAGGCGACACTACTCAAGTCCTACTGTCCCGCCGTGAGATCCGCCTCGCCTGCTTGTGGTACTGCCAACATCAAGCGGAACTGGAGGCCGCCTACAAGGAGTTCGACGAGGCAGCGGGCAAGGAGTGGGGCAAGACTGAAGAGGAGGAGGACATTGTTGGCTCTGTCGAAGCCGCATCCCGCCGCCACGACCACAAAGTCGACATGTCCGCGGGCGCCGCCGGCAGTGGGGAAAAATAGTGCATGGTAGTTCGCCACCACTCGGGTCCTAGGAAAGCCACCGCTCTTCCCCTCCGCTTGAAACCAAGCTTGGCGGGCTGATAATCAGCGGCTGATCAGTCGTTCAAGCTGCGGTGGCGGAACTGAAGAAGGCAAAGGCAAATGCGGGAGCTTCAGTTCTCGGGGCTCTTGGCCTGACACGGGGAACGGGCGCCgctgatcatttagattaggtttagaaCAGCAGTATGTCCGAAATTATAACTCTAGAATCGAGCTTCGCTTTTAGTTGAAGCATGTCGTAAATGTAATAATTTTATCATGTTTATATGGAAAACttaccgtgtttgcatgaatttcgtccggttagtccACTTAGTTGTTGAAATGTATGTGGACAGTGTTAGATGGCGGCTTCCGATATCAACGTCCGAGGACTGACAGATGCCGCAGCAAATTTACGGGTGAGGATCGGAGATGTGCTAAGTTGTTGAGAGAAAAATCGCTACTAGCAAGTATATATTAAAAGTGAAGCTTGGAGCGAATGATTGAGGGGTGGGGTCGGATGCAGGGGAAAAGCGGGGGGGTTCAGATAGATACATGTGCGGCCTGCTGATTTTGATTGATTGAGGCATTTCTACGTAACGTGTTAAACAACCGCCCGACGGAATCATTCCTGTCTGCCTGCTTGGGTCGGCTTGCCTTGGTTCGCCACTTCATCACTCCACTCCACTCCGCTTCACTGCTTCCTTCCTCGATGTTGTCCTAATGATAATGAGCGAGTGAGAGTAGGATTAGCAATAAGAGTACAGAAAAGATAGTAATTAGGGATGGAGGGGGACACAAGGCAAAGCAAAGCAAATCAATGGAAGCGAGATTTAATAAAGCAAATGAAAAAGATCTGTTGTaaactagtacaaagttgagtcatctattctGTAACGGAGGGAGGTAAAACTAAAGCAAGCAAGAATCATGGGCGGACGCATTGAACCGACGGCATGCGCTTCTGGGCGGTGGGCCCTAGATACCACCGGCATGTGGGACCACCCGCGTGTCAGTCCATTGTTTGCTGTACCCCGCCCGCCCGTCCGTCGGCTGTCTCTTTCGCTCGCAGTCGCAGGACACCTGTCTCCTGTCTACTATACGCCTCCCCTCTCGTGGTGCGCGTGCTCCCACCCACAGCCACTCCTACCTATTAAAACCAAGTAAAATAATAATAGTATCCGCTTATAATAAGGCCAACTCCACGGGCGCGACTTCAAACGAAGGTTCGGTTTGATCGAATTTTGTCCCTTTGGGTAGAGCGATGAAGTCGTGTCCGGACGTGTACTAGGATGCGGTAGCCGTGCACCAATGCACAGACGCATCCTTTGGCCACATCTTGTCCG encodes the following:
- the LOC123106059 gene encoding UPF0187 protein At3g61320, chloroplastic yields the protein MAARPPPSPATTPHRHHQVHNHLRLAARPGRRNRQLTRCFPEPLPNPPPSPNPPNPLLSLLTAVPDWADAVSERRIREPRPLYTHEQWREHRSSLRHLRHLLSSLSSRVILSLVPPVSAFTAFAAAVATYNTLAPDYALTASSLPYQLTAPALALLLVFRTEASYARFDEGRKAWMRVLAGATELAGMVMHSCGAGERGDNDTGTGALVNYILAFPVALKCHITSNSDIRKDLQGLLAEDDLNVIMSSKHRPRCIIEFISQSLQMLDFEEHKRSIMESKLSCFLEGICVCEQIIGIPVPLSYTRLTSRFLVLWHLTLPIILWAECKWIVVPATFVSAASLFCIEEVGVLIEEPFPMLALDAQCQQLHDSMRDMMSVQGLVRKQLVAKTKGRGRGGRLPQNGWPVSSSRSEQVKVD